Proteins found in one Paenibacillus borealis genomic segment:
- a CDS encoding polysaccharide deacetylase family protein — protein MSGVYYCYPQGRHKALTMSYDDGRRADERLVGLFNKHGIKGSFHLNSGLLGEGDRIRAEEVAALYRGHEVSAHTRSHPTMARCPQEYIVEEIMEDRKVLEGLIRQPARGMSYPNGSYTSEIKGLLPHLGIEYARTVQTTGGFALPEDWLEWQATCHHNRDLLAHGETFIGLHKRQYLYLMYVWGHSYEFDNDNNWELMERFCAMAGGRDDVWYVTNLELVHYMKACRGLIFSAARDFVCNPGAAAVWLEVDGIVIEVPGGQTVDLG, from the coding sequence ATGTCCGGAGTGTATTACTGCTATCCGCAAGGGCGGCATAAGGCGCTGACGATGAGCTATGACGACGGCAGACGGGCGGATGAACGGCTGGTCGGCCTGTTCAACAAGCACGGGATCAAGGGCAGCTTTCACCTGAATTCAGGGCTGCTTGGAGAAGGCGACCGTATTAGGGCAGAGGAAGTCGCCGCCTTGTACCGCGGTCATGAAGTCAGCGCGCATACGCGGAGTCATCCTACGATGGCCCGCTGCCCGCAGGAGTATATCGTCGAGGAGATTATGGAGGACCGCAAAGTACTGGAAGGGCTGATCCGCCAGCCGGCCCGTGGAATGTCCTACCCGAACGGGTCCTATACGTCAGAGATCAAAGGGCTGCTGCCGCATCTGGGCATCGAATATGCCCGTACTGTACAGACCACAGGCGGCTTCGCCCTGCCGGAGGACTGGCTGGAGTGGCAGGCCACCTGTCACCATAACCGGGATCTGCTGGCACACGGGGAGACTTTTATAGGACTGCATAAGCGTCAGTACCTGTACTTGATGTATGTGTGGGGCCACAGCTATGAATTTGACAATGACAACAACTGGGAGCTGATGGAGCGCTTCTGTGCAATGGCCGGCGGCCGTGATGACGTCTGGTACGTGACCAATCTGGAGCTGGTTCATTATATGAAGGCCTGCCGGGGGCTGATCTTCTCGGCCGCGCGGGATTTTGTCTGCAATCCGGGAGCTGCTGCCGTCTGGCTGGAGGTTGACGGAATTGTGATTGAGGTGCCTGGAGGGCAGACTGTGGATCTGGGCTGA
- a CDS encoding DUF1961 family protein has protein sequence MTAQKDLALIPEGWREIYRNPLEEPGQAADFRMEGDGIATFPLGRLRLESVRGAEEGQKANVVFWCPEVFPAELAVSWKFRPLREPGLAILFFAAAGSGGKDLFDPSLPVRTGEYDQYHHGEMNAFHISYFRRMWEEERSFHTCNLRKSYGFHLAAQGADPLPDVADMTRAYRMLVVKHGPAVTFAVDGLPLLHWVDDGSSFGPLLAGGRIGFRQMAPLIAEYSDLTVYAP, from the coding sequence ATGACTGCGCAGAAGGACCTGGCGCTGATCCCGGAAGGCTGGCGGGAGATCTACCGAAATCCCCTGGAAGAGCCCGGGCAAGCGGCGGATTTCCGGATGGAAGGTGACGGCATAGCAACCTTTCCGCTGGGACGTCTAAGGCTGGAGAGTGTGCGGGGGGCGGAAGAAGGGCAGAAGGCGAATGTGGTCTTCTGGTGCCCGGAGGTTTTCCCGGCGGAGCTTGCGGTATCGTGGAAGTTCCGCCCGCTGCGGGAACCGGGACTGGCCATTCTGTTCTTCGCTGCTGCAGGCAGCGGGGGCAAGGATCTGTTTGATCCGTCCCTGCCGGTCCGCACGGGGGAATATGACCAGTACCATCATGGGGAGATGAACGCTTTTCACATTTCTTATTTCCGCCGGATGTGGGAAGAGGAGCGGTCCTTTCATACCTGTAATCTGCGTAAAAGCTACGGCTTCCACCTTGCCGCGCAAGGCGCTGATCCGCTGCCGGATGTGGCTGATATGACCAGAGCCTACCGGATGCTGGTCGTGAAGCACGGGCCTGCCGTGACCTTTGCCGTGGACGGGTTACCGCTGCTGCATTGGGTGGATGATGGCTCGTCCTTCGGTCCGCTGCTCGCAGGCGGCCGAATCGGCTTCCGGCAGATGGCGCCGCTGATTGCAGAATACAGTGATCTGACTGTCTATGCTCCGTGA